The DNA sequence attgatttttaatcatagtaattttgattttttttatctttgtaTTTCTGgtattgttttttgttcttgaagatttcttaattattctttaagaatatgtttaaaaagataatttattttatttatttatttctttttaaaaaaaagatcgtttgtttattttgtttcttggaGGGGTCATACCTTGTCAGCTCCAGCATGGTTCACTGAATGAGTTTCGCAAAAAGAGGGAAATAAATGCTAATATGTAAagtacaagaaaaagaaaaataaaataaaatatataaattataattatgtcacaaatttatttatctaagtTAATTTGATACATGTATTGGTGTTCATGATGAGAGGGATGACCTTAGTTCGATACCACTTCGAAACCGAAGTTGCAAGCTTTTGAGAGGCCCGACATAGAGTATCACCTCTCTCTTTTCGCACATCATTGCTTGACCCTCGAACGAATCCTGGTTTACAAGCTTGGTCGGCATCGAGTGACAATCTATAACTTTCAAGAGAAGAATCTGAATATCGATTTGACTTATTACGTATCACTGtaagtctcacaattttaaaacacgtatgttagaaagaggtttctacattcttataagtttgttttcctttccaaccaatgtgagatttcacaattcatCTCTCTTGGAGActtagcgtcctcgctaacacacaattcgatgtctggctctgttattatttgtaacaactcaagctcatcactaacagatattgtttgtcttgactcgttacatatcgccgtcagctttgttggatgatgaaagtcccatctcagctaatttagggaatgatcatgagtttataaacaagaaatactctctccaCTGGTGTGAAGCCTTCCatagaagcccaaagcaaagccatgagagcttatgctcaaagtggacaatatcataccattgtgtggagagtcgtgttcgtttcTGCGTATACGAGGGAGAAATTTCTacaaaatgttttgttccctttctaaaatgcatttattttttttatttttttttaaaagataaagagTTGTGAgccattatttttaaatatatattaattttaaactatttatttatttatttatagaatttagATATATAATGACTTTATCATTTATGTCACAATCACAAGTGGCTCACCTCCACGTCACTTTCTAGAGTTGATAAgacataattttctttttatttccttcaattttaattatttttggaaaaggaaaataatggATAAGGCACCCAAAAAAATGACAGATGTGGGGACCATCCCACATGTCACAACACGACAACgccacattttcttttcctattaatttcaaatgagAATCTTGAAAGTTTTCAacttcatattatatatatatatatataaatatttttatatgaaaaaggatcttttttggaataaataaatatcaatttaataatttagtttaatttaatgcaaaaatattataaatatttcatgacaTGGTAAATACTTATCtaggatgaaagcatgtaaaaggggtttggaacgggCATGCAACCATAGACAACACATTCTAGACAAGCAAGACCGAGATATCTGTCATGCAGCCAttgacaacacgccttggacatgcATGATAAttgcatgaccgtgacatcctcccccactcaaTTAGTTGACGTCCCTGTCAACCGACCCATACAAGCAAGACTAGGATATCTGTCATGTGGCCATAAGCAACATGCTTTGGACAAACATGATCGTGACATCGAGACTAAACATGTTTTCTCATTTGTTACAGAATATTCAAAAAGCTcaattacccaaaaaaaaaaaaaaaaatgatcaacCAAACTTAACCCGTACGATTTTggttgagttatgaacttatttaaattaaattaggttcaaataaattaaaattttaacaaattattcgaatttattgttaattttataaaatattctttttttttaaggcggtaaaatatttttaaaaactatttggAAGGTAATTTGTATCtcgattttttaaaactaattttttattttttgtaataaatatatttttttaataaatgaccCGAACAAACCGAACaaattcaacctaacccaCGAACCCGAGAAAGTTAATGGGCCTCAATTCATAAGAACACCCTCTATTACATTTCCACAAAGCCCATTATTTATAGGCCCAAACCAATTGAggtataaatataaatttaatcaaatatatatttgtttttaatttaataaaaaaattaatttcttacaCCACAAAAACCAACtaacttttgaaaaaacaGTTATAACCAATGACCAAATCAAATGCCTCATTTTGGGATCCAATTTTTGGTTAACCTATTtatgtctctctctcttttgttcttccttaGCCATTTTTTCTTGGAGACATTGAAGATCGATTTGAATTATAGTATGTTTTCTTTGACGTCTTTAGCTTCAAAATCTAATTCCAAATCGatccataaatttataatagctTCACCACCACAACTTATCCAAGCTGGCTCCGATCGAGATAATAGAAGAAGCTCCATATTCGACTTCTTAACCAAATCAATTGCTTCCGGGGCTTTGATTGTCGGAGTTGGGTCGTTTTTTAGCTCAAATTTGCAAGTTTCTTTTGCTGACTTTCCGAAACAAACGACATGGACGGTGAACGAAGATCGGTTTCCATACCCATTGCCGAATCAAAATGCAACGAAGAAACCAAGGTTTTTATTTGGAGGTAAGTGAATGTTCATCAACCATAGTATGATCTTGTAAGATTCCAcgttgattggggaggagaacgaaatatcatttacaagggtgtggaaacctctcttgacgcgttttaaaaatcttgaggggaaacccgaagggttgcccaaagaggacaattataaatggtattagagttggcaatgtgtcagcaaggaggctgagccccgaagagAGTGGACTGGAGGTgatgtgccaataaggaccctgggctccaaagggggtgaattgtgggTGTCCACATGATTGGAGAATGGAAAACcctggaccccgaagggggtggattgtaaaatCCCACATTCGTTTGGAccctgagccccgaaggggtggattgtaaaatcccacgttggttagggaggagaatgaattaaaaatcttttgttcatgttttgtGTCCAAATGGTTCTAGATGATTACAGACGGGTGTTTTTCTTCGTATCCAGCATTTTAACCTAATGGGTCAtggtaaatttaatcttttgttcatgttttgtGTCCGATCGATTCtagataattacaaaagatgGGGTGCTTTTCGTATCCAACATTTTAACCTAATGGATCACggtaaatttaatcttttgttcatattttgcGTTCGATCATTTCCAGATGATTACAGAAGACGAGTGTTTTTCAACTACGAAAAACGAATAAGAATCCAAAGCCCTCCCGAGAAGGTGTTCGAGTATTTTGCATCTATTCACACAGCGGACGGAGAAATTTTCATGACACCATCGGATCTAATGAGAGCGATTGTTCCTGTATTTCCTCCATCGGAGTCGAATCGAGTAAGAGAAGGGTTTctaagaggagaaagaagagttCATGGAGAGCTCTATTGTGTTCCTTCTAAATTCTTCATGCTTTTTGACACCAACAATGATGGACTCATCTCCTTTGCAGAGTATAAAGCTCAACCCTTTTCCTTCTTAAACCTAATACTCAATTTAAAGCTTAATGAACACTTTCAGGTACATCTTTTTTGTTACACTTCTAAGCATACCAGAGTCAAGCTTTTCAGTGGCATtcaaaatgtttgatattgaCAACAATGGGTTAGACAATTTGTTCTCTATTTGTGTCGTGTTTCATGTtttgtcatgttttttttttgccatttTTGAACCATTTTGGTGTTGGAAATAGAGAAATAGACAGGGAGGAGTTCAAGAAAGTGATGGGGTTGATGAGGAAACAAAACAGGCAAGGAGCTCATCATAGAGATGGGAGGAGGCTTGGGGTGAAAGCTTGCGTTGAAAATGGTGGTTTGGTTGAGTATTTCTTTGGTCAAGATGGAAATGGCTCTCTTCACCATGATAAGTTCGTTCAATTTTTAAGACAACTTCATGATGAGGTATGATTTCCCTTCGAATTTTGTATTCAAATCCGAGAACGGTCAAAATAAAGTTGGTTATATCGAACCAATGGGTTAGTTTCGATAGTGATCTATTGGGGTAAAATCTTGTATGTGAGATTCCCGCGTCGACTGGAAGCTTGTGTGTGGGATCCCACGTCGGCTGGAAGCTTGTGTGGAAGCTTGTATGTGGTGGGATCCCGCGTCGGCTGGAAGCTTGTATATATAAGATCCCACCTCGGCTTGAGAGGGGATCGAAACATTCTTCTCTATGACAGatgtttttaaaaccgtgagactgacgacgatacgtaacggacaaaaacagataatatctactagtggtaggtTTGggtggttacaaatggtattagagctagacatcgggctgtgtgctagcaaggacctTGACCCCCAAGGGGTTGAATTGTAacatctactagtggtgggtttaggtggttataaatggtattagagctagacattgggctgtgtgctagcaaggacctTGACCCCCaaggattgtaagatcccacatcggtcgaagaagggaacgaaacattctttataagggtgtggaaatctctccccgGGTAGATAGTAAGATCcgacatcgattggagaagggaacgaaacgttctttaaagggtgtggaaatctctctccagCAAACGTTGGACAAAGATATCAAACGTTCACATGTTTAGGCTTATATCCTTAAACGTTCGAATTCCTTAGCTTAACAAAAGAAGAGCGGATTATGGCGTTCGTGATTGGAATACCTAAACTTTTGAATCGGGTGATTTTGCAGATACTTAAACTAGAGTTCTCACATTATGATTTCAAGTCACAAGGAAGCATATCAGCCAAAGACTTCGCACTCTCCATCGTTGCAGCAGCCGACATAAACCACATAGACAAGCTCCTCGATCGAGTCGAAGCATTAAACAAAGAACACCATTTCAAAAACATCCGAATCACATACGAAGAATTCAAACACTTCGCTGAGCTACGTAAGAAGCTGGAACCCTTCTCATTGGCCATTTTCAGCTATGGAAAAGTAAATGGAGAGCTCACAAAACAAGATTTCCAACGAGCCGCTTCCCAAGTAAGTATCACGtcacaatatttgctaaaaccaccgCATCTAAACGGTGGTGAAAGTGTAACTATTGTTATTACCGTCAAATatctagggtttagggtttattcCTCGCTATTGCAGTCAGGTTTATTTCTCGTTATTACAGTCAATatctagggtttagggtttattcCTCGTTATTACAGTCAAATatctagggtttagggtttattcCTCGTTATTACAGTCAATatctagggtttagggtttattcCTCGTTATTACAGTCAAATatctagggtttagggttNNNNNNNNNNNNNNNNNNNNNNNNNNNNNNNNNNNNNNNNNN is a window from the Cucurbita pepo subsp. pepo cultivar mu-cu-16 chromosome LG07, ASM280686v2, whole genome shotgun sequence genome containing:
- the LOC111799256 gene encoding calcium uptake protein, mitochondrial-like, which codes for MFSLTSLASKSNSKSIHKFIIASPPQLIQAGSDRDNRRSSIFDFLTKSIASGALIVGVGSFFSSNLQVSFADFPKQTTWTVNEDRFPYPLPNQNATKKPRFLFGDDYRRRVFFNYEKRIRIQSPPEKVFEYFASIHTADGEIFMTPSDLMRAIVPVFPPSESNRVREGFLRGERRVHGELYCVPSKFFMLFDTNNDGLISFAEYIFFVTLLSIPESSFSVAFKMFDIDNNGEIDREEFKKVMGLMRKQNRQGAHHRDGRRLGVKACVENGGLVEYFFGQDGNGSLHHDKFVQFLRQLHDEILKLEFSHYDFKSQGSISAKDFALSIVAAADINHIDKLLDRVEALNKEHHFKNIRITYEEFKHFAELRKKLEPFSLAIFSYGKVNGELTKQDFQRAASQVCGVSITSNVVDIIFHIFDANGDGDLSSDEFVRVIQRREVSSSQATLGVSGFLSCWFSCAARCSSAKLFVRS